The genomic interval GCAGATCCCTGGCTGTGAACCAGACCTCGACCTCGTCGCCGGCCGCGATGTCGGTGATCTGACCGCGGTACTCGGCGTACCAGACGTTGTTCTCGACGCCGTAGCGCTCGCCGCCCTGCCACTCGGAGACGTCGGTCACCCGCGTGCGACCACCGTTGACCGAGTGGTGCATCCTGAGCCGGGTGTGCTCGCGCTTGGTCCACATCGCAACCGTCTGCGGCGCGCCGTAGCTGACGGAGAAGTCGTCGACCACGAAGTCGGGCGCCGGTGTGCCGACCGGTGACTCGGGGTCGGCCGGGTCGTCAGCGGACTCGGCCATGGCGAGCGCGAAATCGAGGTTCTTGGCGAACTCGAACTCCACCAGCGGCTCGGAGTCGGGGAACTCGAAGACGGACCGTCCCTCGTCGGTGCAGTAGTCCGGACCGAACTCGTCATCGGTGAAGTAGGTGGTCGCCGTCTGGCACGTCGCGAGCTCCGGCGTGTATGCCAGGACCCCGTAGGCGGTGTGGGCGTGGTCCGTCGTGTCGCCGTTGGTGATGTAGAGCTCGGCCGACAGATCGGGGTCGTAGCCCTCGATCGCCGGATTGGCGTCGGTGCCTGCGAGCGCGATGTTCACGGCGTCGTCCGGCGTCGGCGTGTCGACCTGCCAGCCGACGCCGTACAGGATCAGCTCTGCGGCGGAGTGGTAGTTCACCAGGAACGAGAAGTCGACCGACGACACCAGCCCGTCCAACGCCTGCGTCTCGGGCTCGGACGCCGGACCCGTCCCGCGGTAGGTCTCGCTGGACGGATCCTCGGACGATCCTTCGTTGTCGTAGCCCCAGTTGGTCGGGAAGTTGCGGTTGAGGTCGACGCCGTCACCGGTGGTGATCGCTCCATCCCCGTCGTTGTCGCGGAGGTTCTTGCGCCAGAGGCGCTGGCCGTCGGTGAAGGTCCAGTCGTACCCGTCGGGGTTGGCGACCAGCACGAACCACAGCTCGCGGCTGTCGACCAGCCTGGTCACCTGCGCATCGGTGCCGTAGCTCTCGAGGAAGTGGCGCAGCAGCCGGCGGTTGACCTCCGTGCTGATCCACTCGCGGGCGTGCTGGGTCGAGACGTACAGCACGGCCGGACGCTGGCCCTCCTGCACCCGGTCGGCGTCGGCGGTGACGCGCATGGCATAGATCGGCTGACCCTGGACGCTCTCGCCGATGGTGATGAGCTCGGTCAGGCCGTCGTACTGCGAGGCCAGCAGCTCCAACTCGTCGGCGATGCCGCCGGGCTCGCTGAAGCTTCGCCACACCTCGAAGCCGTTGTCGGCCTCGAGCGTGGCCGCCTGGGCTGTCGTCAGCCCATCGTCGCTGCGCTTGAGCCGGACCTCGAGGCCGCGCCTGCGGCCGTTGCCCTGGCGCAGTGCATGGGCCTGACCCTCGGTGAGGACCAGCTCGATCCTGACCTTGCGCCCGTTCCGCACGGGCTCGGCGGACGCGACGTTGTAGCCCTCGCCGCGCAGCTGGGCCTCGGTGCCCGGATCGGCCGTCACCTCGTACAGGTCGAGACCCTTGGCCTCGCCGTTGCCATTCCCCCGCGGCGCGGCTGTGGCCGCCGCCGGCAGCAGCAGCGTCAGGACCGCGACCAGAACGACGAGCCTGCGCACCCTGTTGGTCCTTCCGCCAAGTCCGCGCACGTCGACGTGCGCGCCGACGGCGCGCATTGTGCGCACACGACCGGGTTCGCTTCAAGGGGTGACGTACCCAGCGGTGGCGCACAACGCGACCGGCGTCCGAGCACTCCGTGTCGGCGGCACAGCGGGGGTCGACATCGCCCGTCGCAGGGCGGAAAGGAGCGCCGGACCGCGCTGCGCCGTCAGGGGCGCGCGCACGTGCTGTCGCCGACCCCGAGCACCCTGATGCGGTCGCTGTTGGTCGCCAGCAGCACCCGCCACGCGCTGGGTGGCCTCTGCAGGTAGTCGGGCACGGGGAGCCCTTCGAGCTGCCGCCGCTGGATCGCGACCCGCGAGCGGATCAGCGCGCCGGTCTCGAGCTGAGAGACGTCCACGAAGTCGTCGCCCGAGTTGAGATGACGCAGCTCACCGTGCCAGATCGGACGGCCCCAGAAGGTCCGCAGGTACATCGGCACCCAACGGGAGCTCGCCCGCCACTGGTCCGTGTCGACCCAGATCGTCGTGCACGTCTGACCGCTGGTCGACGCCCACTCCCGCAGCTCGAGCATCTGGTTGCGACCCAGCCTCGTGAACGTACCCATGTCGTCGAGGTCCGCGCCCGTCAGTCCGAGGCTCGCCGCGGCCACGACACCCACGAGCGCCACCGCCGCGCGGCGGCCACGGTCACCTGCGAGCTGACGTCCGAGCGCCAGGATCCCCACCACCGACCCCACGACCAGCGGCGGCAGGAGCGGCAGCCAGTAGCGCAGCTTCTCGACGCGCAGGATCCGGTCGCCGAACAGCCACGCGAGCTGCACGGCCGACATCAGCAGGACGAGGGGCACGACCGTCCACAGCGCGAGCAGCCTCAGCGCCGGCGAGTCCACCATCACCGCGGCGACGACCAGCACGACGAACAGGACCGCGAGCACCCAACCCGCGCGGAGATCGACCAAGGAGCGCGGCAGCGCGACCAGCATCTCGAGATGGGTGTCGGGTATCGCGCCACCGGCGACCAGTTCGGTGCGTTGCGCGACCCGCCAGGGCGCGGAGGCCGGCTGGTTGAGCGCTGCGAGGATGCGCGTGAACGGGTCGCCGAAGAACACCGCCCCCCACGCGAGCTCGAAGGCGCACACGCCGGCGACACCGGCGACGATCAATCGGGCCCGTGACCACGGCAGCCGCAACACGATCACGACCAGCACGACGATCGGGAACCAGAAGACGATGAACTCGCGGACCAGGTAGGCCCACCCGAGCAGCAGGCCCACGCCGACGAACACAGCCCGATCGGAGGTCGTGGGCGGCCCGGAGACTCCCGACCGGCGCCAGTGCCATACCAGGATCGTCACCGCGCCCAGCACCATGGTGGCCGCAGGCAGGTCCGGTAGCAGCTGGCTGCCGTTGTCCAGCACCAGCGGGTTGGCGATCATCAGCAGCGCAGCCAGCACGCCGGCCGCGCGCGAGTCCACGAGCCGCCCGAGCCAGTAGGTGGTGCTCACCAGCGCGGCGCCCGTCAGGTAGGGCACGCCGTAGTAGGCCACCTCGCTGTACCCGAACACGCGGGTGAGCAGCCACACGGGGATGGTCAGGCCGATGCGCAGCCCCTGATGCTCGGGCCAGCTGACGAGCGGCAGGTTGGCGCCGTCGACCAGGTAGTGCAGCTGATCGGTGATCTGCGGTGGCCGGACAAAGGCGCTCTGCAGGGCCGCGTAGCACCCGACGAGCGCGAGGACCACCAGCCAGTCGTACCCGGCGCCCCGCTCCGCCGGTTCGTCGGTCGAGGGTCGATGCAGCCGCAGGGGCTCGAGCAGCGTCGTCACGCCACCGCC from Euzebyales bacterium carries:
- a CDS encoding M14 family zinc carboxypeptidase, producing the protein MRRLVVLVAVLTLLLPAAATAAPRGNGNGEAKGLDLYEVTADPGTEAQLRGEGYNVASAEPVRNGRKVRIELVLTEGQAHALRQGNGRRRGLEVRLKRSDDGLTTAQAATLEADNGFEVWRSFSEPGGIADELELLASQYDGLTELITIGESVQGQPIYAMRVTADADRVQEGQRPAVLYVSTQHAREWISTEVNRRLLRHFLESYGTDAQVTRLVDSRELWFVLVANPDGYDWTFTDGQRLWRKNLRDNDGDGAITTGDGVDLNRNFPTNWGYDNEGSSEDPSSETYRGTGPASEPETQALDGLVSSVDFSFLVNYHSAAELILYGVGWQVDTPTPDDAVNIALAGTDANPAIEGYDPDLSAELYITNGDTTDHAHTAYGVLAYTPELATCQTATTYFTDDEFGPDYCTDEGRSVFEFPDSEPLVEFEFAKNLDFALAMAESADDPADPESPVGTPAPDFVVDDFSVSYGAPQTVAMWTKREHTRLRMHHSVNGGRTRVTDVSEWQGGERYGVENNVWYAEYRGQITDIAAGDEVEVWFTARDLPERRETSAGPRGGAETVESDHFTFTVESTSGDEVLIVADNSPGTDLGGTTPLAYLDYYTKALDAAGYGWDVYDVGIDGPAPHPLGVLAHYDAVVWYTGDKLVTNYQGGLNTTLVAHEVNMAMRDYLNEGGKILATGKNHGFEEFFPLSYGENADPTEVCTSNNCLTLSNDTYQYYFGGYVRIRRGGLDDDGIAFDIAGVDTPYADLEWGLDGDESADNQGAPGAASTGTASWAATSGVLPVDEFPQFESWRSARWLTGEPAPFEPSDGEWQVAAQHNDRSYKRLARAIDLTGAGTSATLEFSTTYQTEADWDYFFVEVHTVGEDNWTTLPDSNGHTSVDTGSSCTSGWAEQIHPQLEHYQTVTTDEDGQATCSGTGTTGEWHATSGPSDGIEDWSIDLSAYVGQQIEVSLTYATDWATGDLGVFVDEPVITADGATLAETSFEQDLGGWEVIGAPEGSGTNPTDWQRIGAIYQFGAAITTEDTVLHGFGFEGIATEAERNEVMQRSMDYLLGSP